aggagtaggtgggctGGTAAGCAAGGGTCAGGGTAAAGAGATAGggggttttaggaggggaaattaggaaaggagataacatgtgaaatgtaaataatgaaaatatcttaaaaaaaaaaagtatttccagGACAAGGAGGGCCAACATGATCAAACTATATATGCCATTCTTGAAGCTTGACCAAGATGAAAACACTGACCTTAAGCCAGGAATAATTTTATCAGCAGTATCCACAGCATCAAAACTCAGTGGAGCAGCATTCTTTAATTCATAATCTAAGTATGCAAAGTTGAAATATCTAGAGAAGTGCTAGAATTATGACAAATACCATGCAAGAGTCTGAATTTTCTTCCAATTGTAGTGGCCGTCATTGTAAATTTTTGAGGTAACACAAATCTAATGGTATTTAGTGTGACACTTGAGATGGCTTCTTATTCTTAAACTCTAAACTTCCACTCCAATAAATTGAGTGATATCATAAAGAACATCAATCCGTTGTTCCAAATGCCTATCTAAATCTTCTTGAGTACTCAGAGCACTAGAAACATTTTTTGCTAAATGACTGACAGAAGTGGCTGTCTTAACTTCTTGCATCAAAGCAATTGCAGAAACAGTGGTGCTAGGTATTAATGTAATCAAAGCTGCTATACCCTCAATAATCAAACCCACTACCCTTTTGCCTCTGCTTAAAGCCTGACTCactttttccattatttttaagctttttttcaGGATACCAAGATCCTATCATACTCACatgcaataaaacaaaagctggttGATAGACCATCATAACATACAtgccctacatacacacacacacacacacacacacacacacacacacacacacacacatacacatacaatcacatgcacacacacatgtgtgcatatgtgtatatatacatatatacacatatatacatatatgtatgtgagtgtatgtgcatgtgtcagtGTATTTCTTTGGCTGCTCACTACTACTAGATGACCAGACCTTATTGCTTAGGCTATAACCTATCTTAGTTGCAAGATATGAAGAAATCAAGGAGCTGGGAAATTGCTATCTGCTGattagctttcatagtgctgggaGATACTAAGCAGGCTGCTAGGGGAGAAATATATCAATGGTCTTACTCTCTGAACCTCTCAGATTATGATATTAATTAGTAAGGCAAGATGTGCTGCTTGTGTGACAGTAGCACAATAGTTATGGGGTAACTAGATGCCCTCTGGACTAGAGGCCTGATCCACAGGAGGGAATTTATGCCTGGTTTTATAAACTTGGTGGATAGGGAAGTCATAGTCTCTAAGAcaatggttcttaaccttcctaattctgtgacctttaaatatagttccttatgttgtggtaaCCActaacaatgaaatattttttgttgctgcttcataatttTGCTACAATTTTGAATCATCATGTAAAAATCTGTGTTTCCAATGGTCTTGAGTGGCCCCAGTGAGAGGGTCATTGGACCTCcaaaggttgagacccactgctttAGGGGAAATCTTACTACCATTTCTGAGCTAAATTGATGTAGCATCAAATTGCCCTCTATAAATCTGTGTTTATACACATAGACAAATTCTATTCTCAAATTTAATCAAAGAAGCCTCTCTTTGCACAGAACAGTAGTAAGTGTAGAAATCCTTTGATGCTCAAGattctgaaaataaatgacaaCTGAGTACTTGGTTCTAAACAAAACATTCCTCAAAGACTCAAGGAACATCCTAAAAGAGAAGGTGGAATATAAGAGCCAGACATGGATAATGGCTCCAAAATACTATCTCCTATGTATAACACAGCCATTGCAAacatgagctcacagcagctatggttgTCTGCACTAGGCCTGCACAAGACTGTCCTGTCAACAGTTAGCCATGGATGGAGAGAGCCCCACCATTCCCTGTTGAATTATCGTCTACTGATAGATTCTGTGAAGGGGAGTCACTAGTTTCAGTTGTGTACCCAGTGGGATTCCATCAGAATCCAAACCCAAGGTCATACAGATGGCCCTGGTTagctcagtgggtcacaaaacaaacaaacaaaaataacaaaaacatggTAAAGGGAATTGTAGGGAAGGTAAGTATTGAtacagggtgggagggggaggagtaaGAAAGGATAGGGAAGTGAgtaatcagaatgtattataCGCACATATAACCATgctaaaaaaaatacatttaatccataAAAATGTGGTGGTAAGACTACTGTGTCACTGAGGTTGCTACTTGGCATGCTCTATCTCTGATGCAAATGATGAAGGTAGTGGTGACTCCATATGGAAGAGTCAGATgaaatctttttatttctatcattAGCTAAGTGTAGGAAGGCACATTGGCTTTTTAATATAGCAAAATTAACTTGAGTAAGTCAGTAAGTTAGCATTTACCTAAAGCTGATAAAATCTGACTGTAAAACAGGATCTGGCCAGGGGATGATTGTCACACATGCCTTTGAGCAACTCTAGCTTTTTGCTTGCTAATCAGGAGGCCCCTACTGTTTCCAGTGACCTCTGTGATACTGATGTTAAGCATCTTAAATACTTATGATGTACCTTCTCAAGTTGGACGAAAGCTACGCGTTCAATCCTTCAAGAGGGCTGCCTTCTGTCTCTATAGATGCTCAGTAAAGTGTCTCACACACTGTAGAGGATCTTGATTATCTGatataatatttttctaacaGACTAACAAAAACAGACTTTCCTCTGCTTCAATATCAGTATCCGGGAGAGCTGCGCTGGTAAGAAGGTATCAGGCTTATTCAAGAACTGGCAATCTTGAGAAGACATAGAGGGTTTGTATCTTTGCCTCAAAGCTCTATCATGGGTCATGAGTAAGGAAAGTATTTATAGTGTTCAGGAAGATCACATGGGCAGGGTCTTTTGTTCAGGGGTGAGTGTCCTTCTTCTTAGGTCAGAACATGTCAGTGGACTTGGACCTCTGGTAGCTAACCTAATCTGAGAGTCATCCTGCTTCCAGAACTTGGAGAGTAAACTCTGCACTGCTAGAAATTGCCTGGGCAGGCCCAATTTCAGTGAAGTGTAGGATGTCCAGTGAAgacttttctttgtgtttggggACCATCTCATGATTTTAAGCCACACCGCAGACTGTTCACATCCTTGGTCATCCTTTGCCCCATTCCATCTATCTACTCCCCCACCTTGGGATAGAACACTTGTTCAGTGAATTTAAACGTGAACTAATGAATGgaagaagcaaacacagaatGAACTAAGTAAATTTGCAAGCTACAAAGACTACagcaaactcagagattctcatGAATAGCAAATTTATTGACTGAGGAGACACTAGAATTGGGAGGTAGTCATTCAGAAACCAAGATGAAAAATCTGCAGAACAGGATACACCTTGAGCGACTCAATGGCTTCTTCTGGGGGAAGGGGCGCTTAAAATGTGAAGGGTTTAGAAACCTCAGGCAAATTCATGAGAAAGTTAAGCCCATCGGCGCCCACGGAGAACTCTTCCAGCTCTGTTGTCTCCGTTGCAACCCGGTGACCTTACTTGCACGGCCAGGTAGGCGCCTGCTTCTGCTGGGTCTGGTGGCAGACTGGCACACCCTTGCCACCTCCAGATCCGCCCCCAGAGGAGCCGCCACCGCAGCTGGAGCCACCGCCTCCGCCTCCGGAGTAGCCGCCTCCGCAGCCACCGCCGCTGCCCCCGGAAGAGCCACCTCCGCAGCCACCGCCGCTGCCCCCGGAAGAGCCGCCGCCACAGCCACCGCCGCCTCCGGAGTAGCCTCCACCGCAGCCACcgctgccgccgccaccaccgcTGGAGTAGCAGccaccgccgccaccgccgccggaGGAGCCACCTCCGCAGCTACCACCTCCTCCGGAAGAGCCCCCTCCGTAGCTCTGCTGGGGGGCGCAGGAGGTCTGACTGGTCTGCTGCGAGGAGTAATAGCCCCCGCCGCCGCCAGAGGAGCCGCCGCCGcagctgccgccgccgccaccaccggaatagccgccgccgctgccgccgcaaCTGGAGCCACCACCAGAGGAGCCGCCTCCGCAGCTAGAGCCTCCGCCCCCGGAGTAGCCGCCACCGCAGCTGGAGCCTCCGCCCCCGGAGTAACCGCCGCCGCAGCTGGAGCCACCGCTAGAACCGCCTCCGTAGCTCTGGCACTGATACTGTTGGGACGatccgccgccgccaccaccggAGGAACCACCTCCGCagctgctgccgccgccaccggaatagccgccgccgccgccgccgcagctGGATCCACCGCCGCCTGAGTAGCCGCCGCCACAGCTAGAGCCGCCGCTGCTTCCACCGCCGCCGGAATAGCCGCCTCCGCAGCTGGAGCCACCGCCGCCACCAGAGTACTTGCCCCCTCCGGAACCGCCGCCGCAGCCACCGGAGCTGCCGCCTCCGGAGGAGCCTCCGCAGTAGGAGCCGCCGCCCCCTGATCCGCCTCCACAGCTGGAGCCGCCGCCCCCGGAGTAGCCGCCGCCGCAGCtagagccgccgccgccgccgccaccaccggAGTACTTGACGCCCCCACCAGAGCCGCCACCGCCTCCACAGCTGGAGCCACCCCCGGAGTAGCTGCCGCCGCCGCAGCtggagccgccgccgccgcccccggaGTAGCCTCCTCCGCAGCTGGAGCCGCCGCCGCCCCCGGAGTAGCCACCGCCGCAGCTGGAGCCACCGCCGCCACCGGAGTAGCCGCCGCCGCAGCTAGAGCCACCGCCGCCTCCGGAGTACTTGACGCCCCCACCGGAGCCGCCTCCACCGCCGCAGCTGGAACCACCTCCATAGGAACCACCGCCTCCGCCTCCGCAGCTAGAGCCTCCTCCAGATGAGCCACCTCCGCAGCCAGAGCCGCCACCGCTACCACCACCGCTATAatagccgccgccgccgccgcctcctcctcctccaccagaGGTCTTTCCACAACCCACAGGAGGGCAGGGAGTAGGCTGCTTTTTCTGGTGAGACATCTTGTTTAAGGAGAAGGGGAACCCtggaagaagagcagaagagcaACATTAGACCAACAGCAGCAAGAGAACGCTGCGAAGGAAGCAGATGCATCCATGCCAACATATTTCTGACTCCTAGCTTTATGCAGACTAGGTGTCTGGACTCCATTCCTGGACTGGTTAGCTCTTCAAAAGTCCCGTTAGTAGTGACCCCCCCTTTTCCCTCAACTCTGCCTTTCTTCTACTGTGTGATTTGGAAAGCAGAACCCCCACATTCCCACCTGCTTTTGATCTTCCATTAATAAACACTCCATGTCTAAGGGTGCTCCCAAGTCCAGGTTAAATTCAGTAGAAAGTTGCAAAAAATTCCACGTGGATTTTATCCATTCCCAGCACAACAAGAAAAGATTTGTTTGGACATTAGCATTTCCTGCATAAAGTCCTTAGTTTAAAGTCTTGATCTGTCCTATTGAGTGAGGATATCCTCCAAGGGCCAGTTATTAGACAAGACAGCTCTACTGTGGTCCTGTCTGCAAACAAATGGAAGAACTCTGAACCTTTTGGACCAGTACATCTAACCAGAAGAAAGTAGACATCTTTTGAGGATATGCAGGAGTCTAAATTTGGTAGAGAGCTGTAGCTAGTAGGAAGCTGTGTAGTTCAGCACCTCACAAGTCATTTATCTGTCAGAACATCTGCCCTCATAAAGCAGAGCTTGGGTTTTTGTGGCTTCTCAAATCTCCCATCAGCACCATTCTATGACTTATAGTCCCTCTCCCTTCCCAATAGTGGATTCAACCACTTCTGGCAGGTTCAAAAGGTTCATCCAGCCCATGGCAGCCTACCACTGCAGTCATCCAGTATTCTAACCCTCAGCTCCCAGGGTGCCAGAGAAGTAGGAGATAGTCCTATCTTTGTGAAGTTTTAACATTCTGCCCAGAAGACCAGACACATCATCTGCCCAGCAGCAGCTTACCATTCTCCCAGTGCTTTCCTAAAGCCCTTCTCAATTTGAACAGAGTACCTTCCAAAGGGGAGAGAGGCCCTGTTCCTTAACCTCTctgcaagctgagcaaggccaACTGGAGAGGCCAGACAGCCAGGAAAGCCCACACTTACCCGAAGCACCAGGGGAGATGAGTGAGGgaaggaggtggtggtgatgtgagggacactGGGGCTCCTGTGTTTTATACTCTTGACCTGCTCTGACTCATCTATTGATCAGGCACCTCCTCCCTGTGATTGCAGGCGAAGGATTGACCCATTCATGAAGATTTCAAATTCTTGGGATAGGGATAGGCAGTTTAGTGTATGACTGGCCACTTCTCTGATGTAACAGTGAGCAGGTTGGTCATTAGAGATGGCCAGCAGTGTGGATGGCAGAAATTGTTTTCAAAACTTCTGTATAGGTTGCATGCCATAACCAGAGGGCTCTTCTAGAGGACTAGGGTTCCAGACTTGTGAAGCAGCCTTCCAGAATCTAAAGATCTAAGACATTGTCTAAGACATAGAAGCTAGTTCAGTTGTATCTTTCTAATTTTgatatttgattttgatttcattATCTTGGAAATTCTCAAAACTTTAGAATCCATCTCTCTTATGGCACAATTTCTCCATTCCTGTTTCATGAACGCTGCATTATGTTGCTTCGGTTCTGCTTACTTTATTGGTTGTGAGAGTTCATGAGTCCCCAGCTCCCAGTTTGGGATGGTGTACCATGGACAAGACAGCACTGTAACTAACATGACGTTAGTCTAAATTAAGTTATTCCTTGTGAGAGCAGGTGTTTTGATCTCTGGTACTGACTACTGACTTAACTTACAAAGGTGAGAACTAACAAGACAGACCTTGGCAGCCTTTCCACCATGACCCTTTGGTTCATGTCCTGTGGTGCTGCACAGTGACTCTGACCTCTGAGATGCCACCATAGAGTGGAATGGACTTAGAGATCTCAGTTGGGTTCAGATCTTTCCATTACTATTTTCAAGCTATGCCACCATGGGCAAAGCCACAGTAGTTCATGCAATGCCACCAACAGGGCAGTTACTGAGTACTTGTTAATTGTTGAGCTGTCTGATTCCCATTTTGTCTACCAAGGAGGAATCCTAATATTTATTTCACGGAAACATGAAAATGGAAGTTATGAAATATGAATGTACTATATAGTATGTGATATTGATATTTTTGCCCTTTTCTTACATGACAGAACATTTTTCCTTCCAATCAGTCTGCCCTTGAACCCTATTGGAAAGAAGGTGTGTGAAGCCATCTTAACTATTTTCCTATAAGATTTACTCAGTTCTCTGATGACCCTAGGGCCAAGAGCAGCCCCCCTCTGTGTATGAAGAACATAGTGATTTTCCCTTCTTTCATCATTGGAACTCAGTTGCTATTAAGATACCACTGTTGAACCTTGTTCCACCCAGCTGTGTTGAAAGAATAATTCTAATCAGAAATTGTCTTAATTATGGGGGAGCTTTAATGATCTAAACGATCCTGATTAGACTTTTGGCTTTCAGAAACTTGTGCCACTTGTTTCAGTTTGGACAGTATGAACTCAGGTGATCCAAGGAGGATCCTGGGTGTTCCTGTCCATGGAGGATATACTAGGGAGAGAAGCCAGGATCTGTTGGAGAGGGCAGGCTTCTCAGCTTGAAGCTGAGACACCATGGTGGCTTTGGAAGGAAACAGCGCCTTCTTTTAATAGTGATTGCCATGGGTAGGAGTTATTTTGTTTAGTCAGGCAACATGGGAACAAGTTTGAACTGAGGCTCTTAGCACTGAGCTGTGGACGACATCGGCCCATTAAAATGCACTCACCAAGCTGCAGGAAAAGTCAAGTTAGCATGAGGTCTGTAGGTTATTTTGGGCAAGAGAAGtttgtaattaaaaaattatagccttccttccttttttgtgtttatgtatcatttattatatatatatatatatatatatacataatctgAGCTGAAAAGTGCTTTCATACTCATGTgttaaatgaaatgttttgatttttaataaaagtgaaTTATGTATTATACAAAATAAgcagtttattatttttctatacatACCTATAAtataatttgatcatattcattcccaCTATCATTCTTTCTTGCCTCCTTGCCATCTTTCTCCCTCCAAGTCCCCAATAGACCCCTTTCACTTTAGTGTCTTTTGTTCCCCTCCACAGATTCCAGATGTCAGAGACATAAGACATTTATGTTTGTGAGACtagcttattttgcttaacataatGATCTCTAGTTTTCATTTTCCTGCCAGAGatatattttattctcctttgaggctgaataaaattccattgtgcaCACGTGCCACATTTTCTTGTCTAACCAACACCTGTGCTGGTTCCATAGCCTGGCTATTGTGATGCAATAAACTCATGTATACAGGCAACTCTGGCGTGAGTTGACTTGATTCTGTTGGGTGTATACCCAGAAGTGATATAGCTCTGTCATATGCAAGTTGTGTTTTTTATATTCTGAGAAATCTCCACATTGATTCTGTAGTGGCTGgacttatttaaattttcattagcaTTGTTAGTGTTCTCAACCCCTTCAAATCCTTGCCATTTTGCATGTttatacttccttccttcttattgaaAATCACTCTGACTAGAGTGACTGGAAATCTCCCTATAGCTTTAGTTTGCATATCTGCAGTGACTAAAATGTTGAATTTTTGACTGTTTTAAAAGTGCctattttagggctggagaggtggctcagtggttaagagcactgactgctcttccagaggtcctgggatcaattcccagcaactacctggtggcttacaaccatccaggGATCTGGTTCCCCCTTATGCTatgcctgaagacagtgacagtgtacaaagtacataaaatatataaatcttttttaaagtgtctattttctttttttgctcatttatttattaaattatgtgTTCTTTTTGGTG
This region of Mus caroli chromosome 3, CAROLI_EIJ_v1.1, whole genome shotgun sequence genomic DNA includes:
- the Lor gene encoding loricrin isoform X1; translation: MSHQKKQPTPCPPVGCGKTSGGGGGGGGGGGYYSGGGSGGGSGCGGGSSGGGSSCGGGGGGSYGGGSSCGGGGGSGGGVKYSGGGGGSSCGGGYSGGGGGSSCGGGYSGGGGGSSCGGGYSGGGGGGSSCGGGSYSGGGSSCGGGGGSGGGVKYSGGGGGGGGSSCGGGYSGGGGSSCGGGSGGGGSYCGGSSGGGSSGGCGGGSGGGKYSGGGGGSSCGGGYSGGGGSSGGSSCGGGYSGGGGSSCGGGGGGYSGGGGSSCGGGSSGGGGGGSSQQYQCQSYGGGSSGGSSCGGGYSGGGGSSCGGGYSGGGGSSCGGGSSGGGSSCGGSGGGYSGGGGGGSCGGGSSGGGGGYYSSQQTSQTSCAPQQSYGGGSSGGGGSCGGGSSGGGGGGGCYSSGGGGGSGGCGGGYSGGGGGCGGGSSGGSGGGCGGGSSGGSGGGCGGGYSGGGGGGSSCGGGSSGGGSGGGKGVPVCHQTQQKQAPTWPCK
- the Lor gene encoding loricrin isoform X2; translated protein: MSHQKKQPTPCPPVGCGKTSGGGGGGGGGGGGGGGSYGGGSSCGGGGGSGGGVKYSGGGGGSSCGGGYSGGGGGSSCGGGYSGGGGGGSSGGCGGGSGGGKYSGGGGGSSCGGGYSGGGGSSGGSSCGGGYSGGGGSSCGGGGGGYSGGGGSSCGGGSSGGGGGGSSQQYQCQSYGGGSSGGSSCGGGSSCGGGSSGGGSSCGGSGGGYSGGGGGGSCGGGSSGGGGGYYSSQQTSQTSCAPQQSYGGGSSGGGGSCGGGSSGGGGGGGCYSSGGGGGSGGCGGGYSGGGGGCGSSGGSGGGCGGGYSGGGGGGSSCGGGSSGGGSGGGKGVPVCHQTQQKQAPTWPCK